The following coding sequences are from one Methanosarcina sp. WWM596 window:
- a CDS encoding tRNA (N(6)-L-threonylcarbamoyladenosine(37)-C(2))-methylthiotransferase, translated as MKVYLESFGCSASQASAEIMKASVERLGHELLSSADAGQAEVYICNSCTVKYTTEQKILYKIRSMGEKGVQVIVSGCMPEVQLEDILHANPESHILGVNAVSRIGELLSSIEKRRMEGLPGGEHLELRTSEPIGFLNVPRERANPNIHICQISQGCNFACSYCIVKYARGKLRSFPPEEIVKDISSAVAEGCREIWLTSQDDSQYGMDTGVKLPELLRMISEIPGDFKVRVGMMNPFSVLPILDELVDAFDSDKVFKLLHLPIQSASHSVLKNMNRLHKMDTVDTIITKFRARFEDFSLFTDIIVGFCDETDEDFEETIEWVKKYCPEKVNISRYSPRPHTKAFSFRNLDSRILVQRSHNLHKVCEQIKIKSKREMIGWEGRVFVSKYTEMGDVLTRTDSYRPVVISGSDLKPGEYTNVEIMSAKPGYFMGKIIN; from the coding sequence TATGCAATTCCTGCACGGTCAAGTACACAACAGAACAGAAGATTCTCTACAAGATCCGCAGTATGGGTGAGAAGGGTGTCCAGGTGATTGTTTCCGGCTGCATGCCCGAAGTCCAGCTTGAAGATATTCTGCATGCAAACCCCGAATCCCATATTCTTGGAGTAAATGCGGTTTCCCGTATAGGTGAGCTTCTCTCTTCAATCGAAAAGAGGAGAATGGAAGGGCTGCCTGGGGGAGAACACCTGGAACTGCGGACTTCCGAGCCCATCGGGTTCCTGAATGTTCCTCGCGAGCGGGCGAACCCAAATATTCATATCTGCCAGATCTCCCAGGGCTGCAACTTCGCCTGTTCCTATTGTATCGTAAAGTATGCAAGGGGCAAACTCCGCTCTTTCCCGCCTGAGGAAATCGTAAAAGATATTAGTTCGGCAGTTGCAGAGGGCTGCCGGGAAATCTGGCTCACCTCCCAGGACGACAGTCAGTACGGCATGGATACCGGGGTCAAACTCCCTGAGCTCCTGCGCATGATTTCAGAAATCCCCGGCGACTTCAAAGTGAGGGTCGGCATGATGAACCCATTCTCCGTTCTCCCTATCCTGGACGAGCTTGTGGATGCCTTCGACTCTGATAAGGTTTTCAAACTCCTCCATCTTCCGATTCAGTCCGCTTCCCACTCAGTCTTGAAAAATATGAACCGTCTACATAAAATGGATACTGTGGACACAATCATTACGAAATTCCGTGCTCGTTTCGAAGATTTTTCCCTTTTTACCGACATAATTGTTGGCTTCTGTGATGAAACTGATGAGGATTTCGAAGAAACTATAGAATGGGTTAAAAAATACTGCCCGGAAAAGGTCAATATTTCCAGATATTCCCCACGCCCACACACAAAAGCCTTTTCTTTCCGGAACCTCGATTCCCGAATTTTAGTACAGCGTTCCCACAACCTACACAAAGTATGCGAGCAGATAAAGATTAAGTCCAAGCGGGAGATGATTGGCTGGGAAGGCAGAGTTTTTGTCTCAAAATATACGGAAATGGGGGATGTACTCACACGTACAGACTCTTACCGTCCTGTTGTGATTAGTGGTTCCGACCTCAAGCCCGGGGAATACACTAATGTGGAAATTATGAGCGCGAAGCCCGGCTATTTTATGGGGAAGATTATCAATTAA